Genomic DNA from Bradysia coprophila strain Holo2 chromosome X unlocalized genomic scaffold, BU_Bcop_v1 contig_39, whole genome shotgun sequence:
cactacttgtaaatgcttgtttaggTACGTGTGATTACTGCACTCGTCTTCGGCTCGTTTcgcaaacctcacacttgcctaaacaaatatttacaaacagtgacgtaacatatTATTACaaaactagggataaaaagatgaaaagtagagttttcgtgtgaattttgttgatccgaagcgaagccgaggtcaataaacacacaaaagcgagacttttcatttttatcccgagttatgtaatggattttacatcctgagggcttcgaaagaagtgcttgaaacatgaaaattacagttttcgacgcatgtagcatgtaaaatatttaacgTTATTGCTTTGGCGCAATCCtcaaaacaacaactttcGGAGCAAGAACTATTACGTTTTAAGTCTTATTATTAGTTGATTAATGCTATTAATGCTAGCGAATAATAGAGTAGATGTCAGTGAAATTCGGATGTTCAGCTGTATGGTGCAGGTGCGTTATCTTTTCTGCATTCACAACTTCAATCTATACAAAAGCGTTGAAGttggcgaaaaagaaaaatcgacagaAATGTCCatcaattttaacaaaatgattttcactCATATAGAAGGAACATTGTATTGAGGTAATACAACCGTACCTTTATTGTAGCTAAGTACCGTACAAATtggtttaattgaaaattgtgcCGTAGTTGTTAGAACTGTAAGTTAccgtcaaaaaccagactcgatcatttattttgctttcattttactcTAGCTTTCACTGGtttcattgttttatttttcgcactgttttcattttatccgCACTCTAAGACAAAATCTCTTTAACACACTAGTGTTATCCATGACTATTCGACAACAAAGTTATCCAAGTTATTGATAAAATAATGTgttgaaattcaaatagaaGCTTACTTCTTTATGGGCTTGATTCGACGGATGAATGGTTCCCGAACAACGGTTTAAACTGTAATGATTCACATAGTGCAGAAGTCAATCATTTTATAGCAATTTTCACTATATGCATTCAATGTCCTTCAAAAGGTTTGAGCAGACATTATACCAATAATATGTTAATTGTACGCCCCCAATTCGTTGTCTTTGGTTACGTTTGGTTAAAACAACGCATAAAATGTAGGATTGTTACTTTCAGAGAACTGAGGAGGAAAATTTTAAAGGTCTTAGAGTGTCGTGAATTTGCGACTCGAAAGTTTTTACCTTTTCATTGTCAACTTTTTCGAAAGAATCGAaaccattttccatttccGCCCAATGAATGGTCGAATATACTAGTATGTGAATGAAGGTAATTTAAAGTAGTTGTTTTGCAAGTCATTCTAGCGTCATGCAAAAATTCCCTGTATCGTAAAGATTCCTGTCCCGACGAATTTAAGAATAATTATTTGGTTTTTAAAATAAGTTCTCGCCAAAAATGGATTCGATTGAATATTAATAAGTCTCCCCTTCAGTAAGAAGCCTACATTTTCTACGATGTCGCAACTAAGACAAAGAATTGGGGGCGTACAATTAACATATTAGCATGTTAATGATATAATGTCTACATACATGTCGTGAAGGACATTGAATGGATATCGGTTAAGAGAGAAAATTGCTATATAAAACGACCGAGTTGTTCAACATGTCAGTCATTACCGTAATAACAGTTGTTCAGGAATCACTGATATTCAATACGAGTAATTTTGTGTAACATCTCTACTCGAAGCATATTAAGAAGTAAGATCCCATTCGAATTTAACAGCTAATTCTATGTTtgactttcatttcatttcatagtTATGCAATTGAATTGTTTTGCTATAGCACTacgctcctagcattaacactcgTAAGTCAAACGTCAAAAATCCATAAATCTTGTCGTAACGAGATAAATGCAGTGCCTATTTTGATCTCAGCAGCCTGCAAATGTTTTCTACGTTAATGCTAGGAGAAGTGCCGTGATTTTGCGCACAAGATGTGAGTTCATGTTCTGTATTTCTGTGTCGCATTGTTTCAGATGTCATCGTCAAAATACTTGCCATTGCGAATTGTCCTATGCCTACAAATTATCTTATTTGCTGTTGTTACCAATGGACACGCTAACATACGTCAACGCTTTTGTGGACCGAAATTAACAAAAACGATGCAAACGTACTGTCGAAACAATTACGCTTCTCGGCCATACAACAGTAATGTCAAAAGATCTGGTATAATGATTGAATTCGTATAGCTTCTGCCGGATCTGCCGgatatatgaaaaatattcttccaATTCTTAGACGACGCCGAAGACAATGAATACGTCAACAATGAGCCGTTGTCTCATCCCCAATTTGCATACCGAACGCATCCACTTGGTAATTTGGTTCGGCAATTTGATTTGACAACAGCACTAGGTACGGCTGTGAAGCGTGGGGTTGTTGATGAGTGCTGTGTGAGGCCCTGTACACTCGAGGAGTTAATGTATTACTGCGCAGAATGAATGATAGATGATCTTGACTGACTAGCCTAGCGTCATACCCTACTTTGGCAACTATAAATTATAACAATTGCtgaatatatttcaatttatcttGGACGCTGTTTTCTTTACGCGATAGTTTGGTAGTTTGACAAAGATTTGATGAACAATGAGAAGGGGTGGGAGAGAGAATGGAACACTTAGCTAAGTGCTTCATGCTTTCAGCACGACTTCATTTCACTAATGTGTCATAGAAGTAACTAACAACTGAAGACTGTccataaaaaaacgttttacttGAATTTGTGGATCATCTCACcttttgtcaattttagtcttaaaatttcgttttttatggACAGTTCCTTGGTATTGGAAGCTAAACCGTTTTCTTGTGAACTTTGTTTCTCTGTTGCAAAAGTTAAGCTGTTTCTGTTCCATAAAAAGTCCTCGTTGCAGCCCTCAAGGTTTGTGACGCAAACAGTTGAGTTCCTTTTAcaccaatttattattatctACCGCAAGCTGTAACCACACTACACTGGAACTCTTCAGAGCAGCTGTATGAtaataatataaatattttttgcattcCGTTCCGCTTTGTACGTTTCCCCCATCCGATAAATAGTCGCATACTATTCCTTATCGCACATTCTTCATATTATGCTCTATACGCGTAAAAAAGCAGAAGCTGTTGGCCGCATTAACACAGTATTATACATGGCACACCATTCCACAtatgattttattgatcaTCGTAGATTTTTGTATAGAATCCATTTATTTCTTGTGCAGATGTTGGAGCCTTCACAAAACTTATGTAGATTATTCGAtcaacattttcatacagAATTCGCAAACAACCGTACAATGAGCGACACTCCTATATTATTATAGTATGATGTAGTGGCTGTTGCTTTATATACCGTAGAATGTGTCTGcgttaagaatatttttgaggAAACAGTTTCGAGCGACAGGTACACTCAAATCGAATCAAGACCATAAATTATTCCGAGTTAAATGCGACCTTTTCAATTAGTGTGCTCTGATTTTAACAAACAATTAAGGGAAAGTTTTGTTGCCGACGCACCGTGTGTACATGTTTGATCGGTTTGTTTGTTCTACGGTTATTTACCGACGTTTTAGTAGGATTCGATATGTGTAATGattgaatttgaaagtttttcacatttttcagaGATCCACTTTCGATTGAAAAGGAGGGATTTCCGAAAGATTTTAATAGAAGTGAACAGCCACTTTTCTCTGGAATCGTGTTACAGCTTTACATACATTTAGGGGTTGTGCACTAAACTTAGGAGTAGTGTTCGACAAAATGAAGAAAGTCAAGTTGTTGCGCACGACCTCttaaatgagtttttttttgttaataattaCAGCCCTAATTGCAACTGTACGAGAAAACGCAGACGAAAATGgttatgaaaaatgatttttcttttctcgtaTGAAAGATACAAAGTTCTCGCATAGTTGAATGTGAAAAGTTTAATTAGTAAACTCGGAACGACTTGGCAGAGGAAAATCCAGTTTCAAATATGAAGTAACATTAAAATTGACTCGATATGAGCACAAGAACATGTAGGAAATATTTGCAGTGAGAAAGCAGATGAATTAGCTAGATGTGGAACGGAGCATAAAACCAGTGCTATCCGTAAATCAAATACGGTCATAAAAGAGAAAGTTAAAGAAATCCAATTTCATAAGTCACTGAAGTGTGCTTTCGAGCTGCTGTTCACCGAAGAACTGCTTTACAAATTAGAACAAATTAGTGTTGGATATCACTTGATAATAACTTATGTTGAGTGAATGAACATAGTAATCTAATTGAATTAGTAAATCTAGTAACCTTAGTTAAGGACTAAAATCATATAAATACGGTGTATTTGCTATAATAAATTCAGTCTATTTCGAGACGACAAACTGGTCGTTTTATTTTAGATTCCGGATTGGAATCCGTGAaattccaacaggttatgggcccaggcACATTAAACTGTGGCAATTAATCTACAGCGCCAGTTTGCACTGGAAGGGGTGTCAATAACACTCGCTGTACGATTGAATTGTGTTGTGTGGTCTGTGGAAAGTTGTGGGGCCGGTGGCGGAGTATTCCAAGTATGGCGATTGGTATGGCATCGTTTCGTCTGAGGAGGTGGTCACTGGCAGACAATGGTTGCATGAGGTCAATGAGAGGTAGCCGATGGTCTCAACAGTGAATTCATTTGGTGGCAAGATGCGGTATTGACTGTGTATGGGCATAGCGGTAAAGCAAGCGGCAGTGTGGTCGTTGGCACATACAAGTCAATGGATTGCTTAATGATTGGAGGTTGTTGAAGACATACGGTAGCGAGAATATCATTGGATATCATTGGTGGCAACAGCGAATTTGAGTAGGAGAACTGCGGGAAACATTAAGTGGATCCATAAGTTATTATCAATTGAGGGGTAGTGTTGGATATCACTTGATAATAACTTATGTTGAGTGAATGAACATAGTAATCTAATTGAATTAGTAAATCTAGTAACCTTAGTTAAGGACTAAAATCATATAAATACGGTGTATTTGCTATAATAAATTCAGTCTATTTCGAGACGACAAACTGGTCGTTTTATTTTAGATTCCGGATTGGAATCCgtgaaattccaacaattAGAAGTAATGGAAAACActaaaaaaccgaaaattttaactgaaattgTTTCGGGACACTATACGGTTTCAACAAGCACCATAATGCAATTAGTAAACAAACCTATCCCAACTCCAACCTTTGTGGATATCTCATCTCATGGACACGAGCGTTATCTTTGTTTCTGTCCGACGGAAATCACCAAAAGGTTGCAACACTTTATGCGACATAGGTCTGTTTAACTCCAATTAGGACCGAAGGttaagaaatgaagtttttcaGATTGTGATTGAGACTAccaaaaatcggaaaatatgTACAAGAACCCTTACATGGTCAGGTCATTCTACTAAATAAGCTGATTATATATGCAATTATTCCAGTAACTTTAAGCTACCAGCATACAAAACAGACtaatgagaatttttttgtcatttttttttgtacgttTGAATCTACGGTAACAGTAGCTATTTTAGGCGTTGAAGGTtaaacgattttcatataaatgatTGATTCCAATCTCTACTCACCTCAATCTGCGAATCCTTTTTACCCATACCACCGCCACCAGCATGACCCGTACTCTGAACGGTATTCATATTTAAAGGACGTTAAGAATCGTTACGGCTACTTCGTTCCCCTCGAAATGGAAGCCCACCGCACTATATTATTATATGGCACTCAATCAaccgaaattgaatttaatttgcaTACATTGAAGTGATTGAAAAAGGCGCACAATAATTTTCGTCGAGAAATGTTGTACACTCATCGTACGCAGGGCATAATATCGCATGTGTCGGGAGTGTTTTTTAGGTGAAAgaaattatattatttttatggGAAATGTTTGTATACGGTTTGGTTTggtttgttttctttattgttatttttatgttgaaaatgtGTAGAAAAGTTTTTCTATTAACGTGAAAGCAAGCACAGGAAATTTATGCTAAAGTTATTTTGAAGgatggttgttgttgttttttcgtATCAtagttttgttttctgtttacCGATCGTGAGTACCATCActaacttttattaaaattaggTTGAGaactttttgcaaaaataaatattatttcgtaTATGGAGCAAAAACGACCATTCTGCCATCAACTTTATAATTTATCGCATTAAGGTTGTTGATTGTTGAATATAATTCAACCGGAATGAAAACTATTTCACTATCACTTCGGGCGCGTATACAATTAAATGTATTTCAGTTGTTTAAAACCGTGTTTAGttgtttaaacttttttttatatacatTTTGGTGTGGTACAAATTATTAATTACTTTGTGCTCACAATcatttattgtgaaaattaaataattttctgctTTTATGATAAACGTTCGTAATTTTTGGATATGTTTCCTTTTCTGCAATTAAATTTGTACATTTATTCTCATGGTATAACTAGGGTGGATGGATGCATAAGCAGATCGTTCAAATGTAGGCTTCATTTGGGCGTTGGAAGCAGTTCAGTTTGCGATGATTTCTTTGTATACAATGTTTTTCCGAAACTTATGTCAGTTTTGTAtggtaattttaaaaaaatttggcaatCGGCGCCGATCGCATATTCTTTAGAGCAATGGAccgttttcaaatttgtagtttacatttacattggttttttgatgatttttctgaatctttttttatttgaaaaagtaaagcACGTAAAGTTGAGTTACTTTTGAAGGAATAATTagtttgtgggtgataacttatcccacaCGGAGAAAcatttgcagattgtgtaaatttatgtaatctgcacaggtttctTCAAGTAGGTTAAAttatgactcacaaaccaattgTTCCTTCTAAAAGAACTTATTTTTgggtgctttaatggtttcattttttcaaaaagaaaagaaaaagattttgattcagaaaaatcatcaaaaacaaGAAACTTTTCCGCCAAAATgaaggctacaaatttgcaaaggttcCATTGCTTTTAAGAGTAATCttcacatggctaaattgttgcatACATTTgggggcaaaattattattatttcgatgataattttggactcgcatcCGTTTTGGAAAAcgtacgaccatcgtttagtgttgaaatatgttagttttcagcaaaaatttaaatgtttgtggtgatgtaacctcaGTCCGAGAAAACCCAATATTTCACACAAATTGACACATATTgagttttctcaaagcaagGTTGCATCactacaaacatttaaatttttgctgaaaactaacacattttaacaccaaacgatggtcgtactttttccaataaggatgcgagtccaaaattatcatcgaaattataataattttgcccccaaatgtaggcaacaattcagccatgtgtagattcctCTTAATGTACAAACTATAAactattcatttatttttgttcaactcATTTAGTTCATCCTTATCCATTTCTATTGTAAGAATGGCAAACACTTTCGCAAAgagtacacgtagagaaaacaTCGCAAGTCACTTAAAAGGCATGTCCCTTGGGCATGTCCACTGAGGTGAACATATCGTCtacattatattttcaataatcttttttccaaaatgtaCGATCTTTAACTCCAGCAGAAATGAtttagctttcaataaaaaataaaattggttgtGTCAGTTTGACGAGCTCTCAGAAAAATTAATAGTTtatgtaaatttcagtaaactactctattttctTAAAGCTGGTCAAAGGGACACAATCAACTCTACCGAAAGATAAAACATTTGTGgtgaaatttgtaaaaatataataaaatgtagaCTACAAATTCAGCTAGATGGTTATGCTTCAAAAGAAGAATACATGATTTGACTACGATGTTTTGTAGTATTGTATTTTCACTGACAGCTTTCTACAAAAATCGCTTCTTAATGTGGCACTGCACCAGCTTCTTTCTATTCGCTTATATTTATTTAGTTTATTCGTAAGAATAACAAACACAAATATACAGCGTACAGAAAACATCGCACGCTACTTAATTCCAACACAAACCAAATATATCAAAACATCATTTTGGCGTTTTCGAATCGGATCTACATTAATCCGCCTGATTGTAGATAAATTACACCAGATCCTCTTTTGCTGCTTCACTTTATCTTCAATTATTCCGAgatgaattgaatttcttgTGTCAAATTGTATTTTGCCAGACGTATGGAAATCGTGGATATTTTCTGTGGAAGTGAAACTTTTTCAAACCGACAGATCTACCACTGAATTTGTTCGGTACAGACAAAATGCCAAGAACGTAATTTTGATTCAAGCTAGTAAGTGTTATAAGCTCGGAtataatttacgaaaaaacTGATCTATTGAATACGGAAAGTCTCGCGAAAAGTACTTCTTCATGAATCATTGTCCAAAATCTACATGCAGGCGTTTTGATAATTAAATCATCGCATATTTCAACCCACCCTAAATGATAAATTGTATTCCGTGTTCGCTAGCTAATTactaacacaaaatttatttatatcacTGTCGCAGAATTGTGAGGACtatttaaaattcactttccacttttctgctcttttaccactaaacaaaaattgtacaCTCAACGAAATCAATGAACATCTAAAAATTATCCGTTTTGTTAAACCGACAAatataataaatcaaaacttttcttGGTGCTGTTTGAAATCGTTCCAAATTTTAATCAcgacgaaaatcaaaacgtccaagaaaaagttttttcgctATTATAAATACCACTGCCGTCACGCAACTAATCGAGATTTTCTTTGCAGAAAGGACCCAACACTCCTTCGCTTCTACACCATGTACACAAATGCCACTTTTCGGCAATTGGGGAACAGGATGcttttttaagttttcttgTGTGTACACTATATTGGCTGTAAGCTACCAAATCATCAGAGGAAAACACACGCCGCGCCACAAAAAGGTGTATACGTATACGTTGctcaatttcagttttgtATTGGTCATATGCGCTGAATATATTTGCGCAATCGACATCCGTATACGTGGAAAGGGGAAGTGGTGCATTGTGATAAGGTTTTTCTTATTTGCGTCAGATAATGTGTGCATAATCTTTGAGTATTGCAGTTGAGCGGGGAAACGGGAAACAGGATTGGAACATTGGGCTATCTCTTACGTAGTCTTTCTGGACAGAAATTGGATAAGATCTTTTAAGCATTTTTTTCAGTATCTGATGGTgtgaagtgaaaaatatttatcttcTGTGGATATTAGCAGCCGCAACAGCGAATTCACAACAATGATGGTCGGTCCATATTATATATCATAATAGCAGTAGTAGCTCAGTGCTGTTCAATGATATAAAGAATGACACAGATGCGTATCTCTTCTTGTCAACACCCCGCATTAAACAAAACTTTAGTGGCGAGGctacagttaaaaaaaatcaacatgtGCGTTTTCCACCCAcagttgaattttgttttgacgcTCGCTTCTTCTCATACTCGTCAGTTTCCTTTAGAATTGCTAATTCCCACCATTTCGCTGTTTTTGCGaaattgcgtttttttttcatttcagttgAATTGCTAGATGGCACTGGGTCTAATAAGGGAGCTTTATTTAAGGCTTAATTTGATTTCGTTAAAGTTACTAAAAACATGTTGATGTGACATTCGAGTTTGAAAGTTTGATATAATTCTGTTTAGGATACGCTGTATTGTAAGTGAAGAAATACACTCAGTAAATTCAGTATACTTCGGTAacttttggtaaatttcagtaaatttggtaAATAAATATACCAATGATGTGCCCTGTCTCACATTTCCAGTGTTCAGGCTAGAGGACTATGTCCGCCGTCAAAaacaaagtatataaacactgaaggtaatgcagatcCTCAGctgatcagagaaattacggatccaaactttcaggtgaattcattttcgtatgttgtcgaacttagacttgtgcaacatgacgtCGCAAaatccaaagtatataaacactgaaggtaatacAAATCCAGagttacacacggatccaaactttcaggtgaactTTACctccgtcatgttgcacacgtaatgaattcgtttgcgtcaagatACATAGAGTGGTGAATTTAAAACGATTGAAATGACATATAACATTCGTTTGtgtcaagttgtatttagtggtgaatCAGAAGGATTTTGcgccgtcatgttgcacaagtctaagttcgacaacatacgaaaatgaattcacctgaaagtttggatccgtaatttctctgatccgctgagggtctgcattgccttcagtgtttatatactttggcaAAATCCTTCTGattcaccactaaatacaacttgacaCAAACGAATGttatatgtgtgcaacataacgccGCTAAATCGTTTTAAATTCACCACTAtatgcaacttgacgcaaacgaattcattacgtgtgcaacatgacggagctaaagttcacctgaaagtttggatccgtgtgtaactctggatctgcattaccttcagtgtttttATACTTTCGTCAAAAACTACTTTGGCCTGAAAGATCAGGTCAggtaattttagaaaatgaaCCTGTTCTGACCTGTCAGTTTTCAGGTAAccagaaattttcatacacaTTTCCAGGTAACCTATATAAGACTACCACGTTTCCAGGTCAATTCGAGTCAGGTCAAATTTGGTTAAATCAGGTTCAGGAATTGTCAGGTCAGGCTCAAttgatgaatgaaaaatgtaaattatagTTAATTTTGACGTCAGAATCGACCTTGCGCAAAATTTTCATAGTTGCTTGAATTCAAGAACAGGTTTTGACACCTCTCAGTCGATGAAAAGACGGTGACATCTGAATTCGGGTTTTACCTTGAGACACTGTTAAAATGTATTATGTTTACACTACAAAATGGTGTAGCGAATAGTTCTATCAGAATCTTCTGCCCGCTTCACATTAAAATAGTGGACAGATCGAAAAAGAACTGAAAACTTAGGATTTCAAACTTTCTGCGTTAGTGTAGGATTAGGATAAAGTGGGTGAGACTCGAGAGTCTCTGCACCTAGGCCTCtaatgggcctgttgtgcaaCCCACAGGATTTGTTAATATCTCTTAGTACTGTTCATGTAGCCAAGGACGTATTTTGGGTGTATGCTACGTATGGAGCTATATTGAATGGTAAAATTGCCCAGAACTTTTTTGCGATTCATTATGAAGGCTGGACACACGCAGAGGAAGTGTTCTGCAGTTTCATTGTCTCCGCACCTATCGCAATCTGGTGAGTCTTTGAAGCCTAGCAGTTTAAGGTGATAGTTTAGTGAACAGTGACCTGTTAGGACATCCGTTAATCTTTTTAGACTTTTCCTGTTGAGGGAGAGGAAGTAGTTTGCGAATCTTGGGCAGATGGTTATACAGTTTCTTGCTTGCCTCGCTACTTGTGTATTCTCCCAACCGTTCTTGAATGCTTTTACTTTCCAGTGGTTTATGTGAGAGTAAAGCGTTAGTGTAAATAAGCCATTCGGAAGATTCAACCTGAATAAGTCTTTCACAAGTGTTTACATCAGTTGATTTACATTGGATCTATTCTAAATtaccaataaaaattcaaaactttgCTGGCTGTGGTAGAACGGCAAGTGTTTTTGAGCATAATGGAAATTGATTAcctttgttttgaaattgcaACCAAACAACCGAACAAATGtgttttgatgaatttatttaaccCATTTAACTGCTTCGAATGAGCAAaagacaaataaaatttgcaaaattgcATTTCTGAATATACATTCACACGTATATCGCATTTATGGGACATATCTAGCTTGTGTTTCATTGACACAACCGCAATGCattgtttgaataaataaactaaattaTATGCACGGTAACGAAGAAGCAATTCTGAGTTCCGTGTGGTACTCCACTACAGGAAAATGTCAtcttttcaatttgtattacAGCATACATTCCATCCCACAGCTAATTTAGAATATTGGCAAACGCAATACCACATATGAAAACC
This window encodes:
- the LOC119069766 gene encoding bombyxin C-1-like, translating into MSSSKYLPLRIVLCLQIILFAVVTNGHANIRQRFCGPKLTKTMQTYCRNNYASRPYNSNVKRSDDAEDNEYVNNEPLSHPQFAYRTHPLGNLVRQFDLTTALGTAVKRGVVDECCVRPCTLEELMYYCAE